A single window of Haliotis asinina isolate JCU_RB_2024 chromosome 5, JCU_Hal_asi_v2, whole genome shotgun sequence DNA harbors:
- the LOC137283382 gene encoding testis-specific serine/threonine-protein kinase 2-like, with protein sequence MSSVKSVFRSIGYQVKSLLGEGSFGIVLRCEHMVNLSEVAIKVTDKVRNCVCNETFALKTVKHPNIVDVYAVFETDKYTLTVMELVEGGSLLDLLAQESNLSEQRVKLIFSQLVEAVNACHQVGIAHRDLKLENVLLDLDGNIKLSDFGLCICQDQRVSNNVFCGTVAYSSPEVLTGRGYDAFKLDIWSLGVILYSLVCGSFPFNDFSINQMIQLQNHHILPFPESINSECRDLILQMCQPDVTGRPTLRQVLNSSWLCQQNL encoded by the coding sequence ATGTCTTCCGTTAAGAGCGTTTTTCGTTCGATTGGCTACCAAGTTAAATCCCTCTTAGGAGAGGGAAGCTTTGGTATTGTTTTGCGCTGTGAACATATGGTTAACCTTTCCGAGGTTGCCATAAAAGTCACAGACAAAGTTCGGAACTGTGTCTGCAATGAGACGTTTGCTCTAAAGACTGTGAAACATCCCAACATTGTTGATGTCTACGCAGTATTTGAAACTGATAAGTACACTCTTACTGTGATGGAGTTGGTCGAGGGGGGAAGCCTCCTGGACCTGCTTGCACAGGAAAGTAACCTGTCTGAACAAAGAGTCAAGTTGATCTTTTCCCAACTGGTGGAGGCAGTGAACGCCTGTCACCAGGTAGGAATTGCACATCGTGACCTTAAGCTGGAAAATGTCCTTTTGGACCTGGACGGCAATATCAAGCTGTCTGACTTTGGCCTTTGCATCTGCCAAGACCAACGAGTGTCCAATAATGTATTTTGTGGAACAGTTGCTTATTCCTCCCCCGAGGTTTTAACAGGGAGGGGATATGATGCATTCAAGCTAGACATCTGGAGTTTGGGAGTGATCCTGTATTCTCTGGTGTGTGGCTCCTTCCCCTTTAACGACTTCAGCATCAACCAAATGATTCAGCTGCAGAACCATCACATTCTTCCATTTCCGGAGTCCATCAACTCTGAGTGCAGGGATCTTATTCTGCAAATGTGCCAGCCTGATGTTACTGGAAGGCCAACTCTTCGACAGGTTCTGAACTCTAGCTGGCTTTGCCAGCAAAACCTTTGA